One window of the Archangium primigenium genome contains the following:
- the yjjJ gene encoding type II toxin-antitoxin system HipA family toxin YjjJ produces MQRLLTQLVRQGHATARELAEALGVSQPTLSRLVQEAGPRVLRMGRARSTRYAATRTVPGLGTSLPLHRIDETGTCQPAGRLHFLSGGRHWDEATDTLFEGLPPFAADMRPQGYVGRTFSARFPELALPPRLADWREDEALIALARRGEDCVGDLLLGEESLDRWFQREPVSVPPSDYPDWALRSDTEQVGSSAGGEHPKFLTYSEGRHVLVKFASHDTGEVARRWRELLVCECLALDTLRQAGLDAARARWFDTGPYRFLEVERFDRVGARGRRGLLSLDALDNEYIGAAGPGSHWTALAPRLLELGFIAAEDARRLRWLDVFGQLIANSDRHFGNVSFLVTGPRRFCLAPAYDMLPMTFAPSVTTVVERPFEPAPPTAATLDVWAEAARHASVFWSRVAGEGALGADFRALARRCGEQVEALRARMAPRLGG; encoded by the coding sequence ATGCAGCGCCTGCTCACCCAGCTCGTCCGCCAGGGACACGCCACGGCCCGGGAACTCGCCGAGGCGCTCGGCGTCTCCCAGCCCACCCTCTCGCGACTCGTCCAGGAGGCGGGCCCGCGGGTGCTCCGCATGGGCCGGGCCCGGAGCACCCGCTATGCCGCCACCCGGACGGTCCCCGGACTCGGCACGTCGCTCCCCCTGCACCGCATCGACGAGACGGGCACCTGCCAGCCCGCGGGCCGCCTCCACTTCCTCTCCGGTGGACGCCACTGGGACGAGGCGACGGACACCCTGTTCGAGGGGCTGCCCCCCTTCGCCGCCGACATGCGGCCCCAGGGCTATGTCGGCCGCACGTTCAGCGCGCGCTTCCCGGAGCTCGCCCTGCCGCCCCGGCTCGCCGACTGGCGCGAGGATGAGGCCCTGATCGCCCTGGCGCGGCGGGGCGAGGACTGCGTGGGAGACCTCCTCCTCGGCGAGGAGTCCCTGGACCGCTGGTTCCAGCGCGAGCCCGTGTCCGTCCCCCCATCCGACTACCCTGACTGGGCGCTGCGCTCGGACACCGAGCAGGTGGGCTCCTCGGCGGGCGGTGAGCACCCCAAGTTCCTCACCTACTCCGAGGGACGCCATGTCCTGGTCAAGTTCGCCAGCCATGACACCGGCGAGGTGGCGCGCCGCTGGCGGGAGCTGCTCGTGTGCGAGTGCCTCGCGTTGGACACCCTGCGCCAGGCCGGCCTCGACGCCGCACGCGCCCGGTGGTTCGACACGGGGCCCTATCGCTTCCTGGAAGTCGAGCGCTTCGATCGGGTGGGCGCCCGCGGCCGCCGGGGCCTGCTGTCTCTCGACGCGCTGGACAACGAGTACATCGGCGCGGCCGGGCCCGGGAGTCATTGGACCGCGCTCGCGCCGCGGCTGCTGGAATTGGGCTTCATCGCGGCCGAGGACGCCCGGCGCCTGCGCTGGCTCGACGTCTTCGGCCAGCTCATCGCCAACTCGGATCGGCACTTCGGCAACGTGAGCTTCCTCGTGACGGGGCCCCGGCGCTTTTGCCTCGCGCCCGCCTACGACATGCTGCCCATGACCTTCGCGCCCTCGGTCACCACCGTCGTCGAGCGGCCCTTCGAGCCCGCGCCGCCCACCGCCGCCACGCTCGACGTCTGGGCCGAGGCCGCCCGGCACGCGAGCGTCTTCTGGTCCCGCGTGGCCGGGGAAGGCGCCCTCGGCGCGGACTTCCGCGCCCTGGCCCGGCGCTGTGGCGAGCAGGTGGAGGCCCTCCGCGCGCGCATGGCCCCGCGCCTCGGCGGGTGA
- a CDS encoding DUF2380 domain-containing protein, whose amino-acid sequence MSPRGQGAAARPEALATQLAFLRASREVSDTTRRLKGDLARLQAPGSAFSRHPSDLFRAHLPPVLAHLRWLDAEHAAAVHLSDTASQLADPDMRLALLRMGGPRLEAAWMGSTLLAIWLDFPHLAEVVLRECPAYGTERLLRKLHPWHTLMAPALKALASGETGRVEAVAVDLPALTGYLSREFAATREAVRTAAQRTETALRVKEIVELLTTASAMTWALPRLPPSAPLTLGLTLGAGAPGVMLGSQVVLTAEGVEMLRRLVQAGVLSPSVVSAAVRIQAGQVLMAQAHDELPRGVREALGEGPEVRGMRVTGRAGAGLSEAPRHHVLPREFREWFEQRGFTGELSIDRFCVRMERARHEAIHGGGSWRLGREWPGEWNRMIMTALRRAERRTGRQLTRNEVLDLVAEAMKQYNLPMNFTSWNGR is encoded by the coding sequence ATGTCTCCCCGGGGACAAGGCGCCGCCGCGCGGCCCGAGGCCCTGGCGACCCAGCTCGCGTTCCTCCGCGCCTCGCGCGAGGTGTCCGACACCACGCGCCGCCTGAAGGGTGACCTCGCCCGACTCCAGGCCCCGGGCTCGGCCTTCTCCCGGCACCCCAGCGACCTGTTCCGCGCCCACCTGCCCCCTGTCCTCGCGCACCTGCGCTGGCTGGACGCGGAGCACGCCGCCGCCGTCCACTTGTCCGACACGGCCTCCCAGCTCGCGGACCCGGACATGCGCCTCGCGCTGCTGCGCATGGGCGGCCCCCGGCTCGAGGCGGCCTGGATGGGCTCGACCCTGCTCGCCATCTGGCTCGACTTCCCGCACCTCGCCGAGGTCGTGCTGCGCGAGTGTCCCGCGTACGGCACCGAGCGGCTGCTCCGCAAGCTGCACCCATGGCACACGCTGATGGCCCCCGCCCTGAAGGCACTCGCCTCCGGGGAGACCGGCCGGGTGGAGGCGGTGGCCGTGGACCTCCCCGCCCTCACGGGCTACCTCTCCCGGGAGTTCGCCGCGACCCGCGAGGCCGTGCGCACCGCCGCCCAGCGCACCGAGACGGCGCTTCGGGTGAAGGAGATTGTCGAGCTGCTCACCACGGCCTCGGCGATGACATGGGCCCTGCCACGGCTTCCGCCCTCGGCGCCCCTGACCCTGGGGCTGACGCTGGGGGCAGGCGCTCCCGGCGTGATGCTCGGCTCCCAGGTGGTCCTCACCGCCGAGGGCGTGGAGATGCTGCGCCGGCTCGTCCAGGCGGGGGTGCTCTCCCCCTCCGTGGTCAGCGCCGCCGTGCGCATCCAGGCCGGCCAGGTGCTGATGGCCCAGGCGCACGACGAGCTGCCCCGGGGCGTGCGCGAGGCGCTCGGAGAGGGACCCGAGGTGCGCGGCATGCGGGTGACGGGCCGGGCGGGCGCGGGCCTGAGCGAGGCCCCGCGCCACCACGTCCTGCCCCGGGAGTTCCGCGAGTGGTTCGAGCAGCGCGGCTTCACCGGGGAGCTGAGCATCGACCGGTTCTGCGTGCGCATGGAGCGGGCGCGCCACGAGGCCATCCACGGAGGCGGCAGCTGGCGCCTGGGCCGCGAGTGGCCTGGCGAGTGGAACCGGATGATCATGACCGCGCTGAGAAGAGCCGAGCGCCGAACGGGTCGGCAGCTCACACGCAACGAAGTGCTCGACCTCGTCGCCGAAGCCATGAAGCAGTACAACCTCCCGATGAACTTCACCTCCTGGAACGGTCGATGA
- a CDS encoding NUDIX hydrolase: MSRERTWEGPWRTRLYERTRERGFHSLTAFAEARPALPLYVLAEELGTDVAGVQVLSGLLAEAEQRGQVTRLVRDVFVRQFAQSLPDGWPPVLDEAQRFQVAKVFGLWFALTPDSHQPRVDRASDALLASPPPPGWRPLGPDDALLRTLLPDDEA; the protein is encoded by the coding sequence ATGAGTCGCGAACGGACCTGGGAAGGCCCCTGGAGGACTCGTCTCTATGAGAGGACTCGTGAACGGGGCTTCCACTCCCTCACCGCCTTCGCGGAGGCCCGTCCCGCGCTCCCGCTGTATGTGTTGGCCGAGGAGCTGGGCACGGACGTCGCCGGGGTCCAGGTGTTGAGCGGACTGCTCGCCGAGGCAGAGCAGCGCGGCCAGGTCACGCGTCTGGTCCGGGATGTGTTCGTGCGCCAGTTCGCCCAGAGCCTGCCCGATGGCTGGCCGCCCGTGCTCGATGAGGCCCAGCGCTTCCAGGTCGCCAAGGTGTTCGGCTTGTGGTTCGCCTTGACCCCGGACAGTCACCAGCCACGAGTCGATCGGGCCAGTGATGCGCTTCTCGCCTCCCCCCCACCGCCGGGCTGGCGGCCCCTCGGGCCCGACGACGCGCTCCTGCGCACGCTCCTGCCCGACGACGAGGCCTGA
- a CDS encoding M50 family metallopeptidase: MSSASASSSLQKLPLDPAQRVLHVLLGGVALLGCAALALLLGWISLTAPLPAAPPWGRAVLGGCALLFALGARWGGHLVARGARGFRLVSERALRRNRALVDPSSPQGLAFLTLTAVSAFLLLGGRPGALGDPWELTALGYVFTCGLWLVPAVTLHEFGHAAAASALGLGWSTLRIGPLELHRAEGRTHVRWHAEGLVSLLGFVRTESRALHEAPSRLAWVALAGPAASLLGAGVHAALAHALGDTGPRDAHGLAALLWGGAFLHAALGLFNLMPLRLATGQLSDGALWLALRRLAAQPEDARLLGTLQVESSTRRPRDWSLPVDPVLTAASAPGASAETGGWLHLYALCMLLDRADFPAARALLTRLAPTLDTLPAPCPQELRLQGALLYALGEAPDAARARAFLKAAGPHATHPLYPRLAEAAVLLGEGQPEAARAALLAWEADGHAQGLTAQWRIGNQWALERLRAALGVAEEDEEEPETALGAG, from the coding sequence GTGTCCTCCGCCTCCGCGTCCTCCTCCCTCCAGAAGCTTCCCCTCGACCCCGCCCAGCGCGTGCTGCACGTGCTGCTCGGCGGCGTCGCGCTGCTCGGCTGCGCGGCCCTGGCCCTGCTGCTCGGGTGGATCTCCCTCACCGCGCCCCTGCCCGCCGCCCCCCCTTGGGGCCGGGCCGTGCTCGGCGGGTGCGCCCTGCTCTTCGCCCTGGGGGCCCGGTGGGGCGGCCACCTCGTCGCCCGGGGCGCGCGCGGCTTCCGCCTCGTCTCCGAGCGGGCCCTGCGCCGCAACCGCGCCCTGGTCGATCCGAGCAGCCCCCAGGGCCTCGCCTTCCTCACGCTCACCGCGGTGTCGGCCTTCCTCCTGTTGGGCGGACGGCCCGGCGCCCTGGGCGACCCCTGGGAGCTGACCGCGCTCGGGTACGTCTTCACCTGCGGGCTCTGGCTCGTGCCCGCCGTCACCCTGCACGAGTTCGGGCATGCCGCCGCCGCGTCCGCCCTGGGCCTCGGCTGGAGCACCCTGCGCATCGGCCCCCTGGAGCTCCACCGCGCCGAGGGCCGCACCCACGTGCGCTGGCACGCCGAGGGCCTCGTGTCCCTGCTGGGCTTCGTGCGCACCGAGTCGCGCGCCCTCCATGAGGCCCCCTCCCGCCTGGCGTGGGTGGCGCTCGCCGGGCCCGCGGCGAGTCTCCTCGGCGCGGGCGTGCACGCGGCCCTCGCCCATGCCCTCGGGGACACCGGCCCCCGCGACGCCCACGGTCTCGCCGCGCTGCTCTGGGGCGGCGCCTTCCTCCACGCCGCGCTCGGCCTGTTCAACCTGATGCCCCTGCGGCTCGCCACCGGACAGCTCTCGGATGGCGCGCTGTGGCTCGCCCTGCGGCGGCTGGCGGCACAGCCCGAGGACGCGCGCCTGCTCGGCACGCTCCAGGTCGAGTCCTCCACGCGGCGCCCCCGCGACTGGAGCCTGCCAGTGGACCCGGTGCTCACCGCCGCTTCCGCACCCGGCGCGTCCGCGGAGACCGGGGGCTGGCTCCACCTGTACGCCCTGTGCATGCTGCTGGATCGCGCCGACTTCCCCGCCGCGCGCGCGCTGCTCACGCGCCTCGCCCCCACGCTCGACACCCTGCCCGCCCCGTGTCCCCAGGAGCTGCGGCTCCAGGGCGCCCTGCTGTACGCGCTCGGCGAGGCCCCGGACGCCGCCCGTGCGCGCGCCTTCCTGAAGGCGGCGGGCCCCCATGCCACCCACCCGCTCTACCCCCGGCTCGCGGAGGCCGCCGTGCTTCTCGGCGAGGGCCAGCCCGAGGCGGCCCGCGCCGCGCTCCTGGCGTGGGAGGCGGACGGCCATGCCCAGGGGCTCACCGCCCAGTGGCGCATCGGCAACCAGTGGGCGCTCGAGCGGCTGCGTGCGGCGCTCGGGGTGGCCGAGGAGGACGAGGAGGAGCCGGAGACCGCCCTCGGCGCCGGGTGA
- a CDS encoding MFS transporter, which translates to MHRLAVGTLFFLQGLCFASWASRIPSLQQRLGLGEAALGLALLALPVGSMTSLAFSGWLVAREGSARVVLGALGLYAGALVGIGLAGSLGALLAVLFVFGLAGNLVNIAVNTQAVGVEARYGRSVMGSFHGLWSLAGFCAAAVGTAMMGWGVAPLPHFVGMAGLLLVGLLASARFILPDGPGRHPAGRVLSLPDRSLWGLGLMAFCSMICEGAMFDWSGVYFERVVRAPPDWVGTGYAAFMGAMATGRFVADGLTRRLGLTRVFQLSGALIAGGLLLAVLVPRLGAALAGFLLVGCGVSSVVPLVYGAAGRSQKVPAGVALAAVSTIGFLGFLLGPPIIGLVAEALSLRGSFTLVAGMGLGVAWVGTLRREA; encoded by the coding sequence GTGCACCGCCTGGCGGTGGGGACGCTGTTCTTCCTGCAGGGGCTGTGCTTCGCGAGCTGGGCGTCGCGCATCCCGAGCCTCCAGCAGCGGCTGGGGCTGGGCGAGGCGGCGCTGGGGCTGGCGCTGCTGGCGCTGCCCGTGGGCTCCATGACGAGCCTGGCCTTCTCCGGCTGGCTCGTGGCGCGCGAGGGCAGCGCGCGGGTGGTGCTCGGGGCGCTGGGGCTCTACGCGGGGGCGCTGGTGGGCATCGGGCTCGCGGGGAGCCTGGGGGCCCTGCTCGCGGTGCTGTTCGTCTTCGGGCTCGCGGGCAATCTGGTGAACATCGCGGTGAACACGCAGGCGGTGGGGGTGGAGGCGCGCTACGGGCGCTCGGTGATGGGCTCCTTTCATGGGCTGTGGAGCCTCGCGGGCTTCTGCGCGGCGGCGGTGGGCACGGCGATGATGGGGTGGGGCGTGGCGCCGCTGCCGCACTTCGTGGGCATGGCGGGGCTCCTGCTCGTGGGGCTCCTGGCGAGCGCGCGCTTCATCCTGCCGGACGGGCCCGGGCGCCACCCGGCGGGGCGGGTGCTGTCCTTGCCGGACCGCTCGCTCTGGGGGCTCGGGCTGATGGCCTTCTGCTCGATGATTTGCGAGGGGGCGATGTTCGACTGGAGCGGGGTGTACTTCGAGCGGGTGGTGCGTGCGCCGCCGGACTGGGTGGGCACGGGGTACGCGGCGTTCATGGGGGCCATGGCCACGGGGCGCTTCGTGGCGGACGGGCTCACGCGGCGGCTGGGGCTCACGCGCGTGTTCCAGCTGAGCGGGGCGCTCATCGCGGGCGGGCTCTTGCTGGCGGTGCTCGTGCCGCGGCTGGGCGCGGCGCTCGCGGGTTTTCTCCTGGTGGGCTGCGGGGTGTCCTCGGTGGTGCCGCTCGTGTACGGGGCGGCGGGCCGGAGCCAGAAGGTGCCCGCGGGCGTGGCGCTCGCGGCGGTGTCCACCATCGGCTTCCTGGGCTTCCTGCTGGGCCCGCCCATCATCGGGCTCGTGGCCGAGGCGCTGAGCCTGCGTGGCTCGTTCACGCTCGTGGCGGGCATGGGCCTGGGCGTGGCCTGGGTGGGCACGCTGCGGCGCGAGGCCTGA